The Raphanus sativus cultivar WK10039 chromosome 2, ASM80110v3, whole genome shotgun sequence DNA segment GGATATGTTGAGTTTGCAGAGAAAAACTTTGGATTTGATTTCTTGagattaaatataatattgaGTCTCTATAATATTTGGGTTCCCTCTAAAACTTCGTGTAGCAGATTCCATGTTCATGGTATTTGCGCTGAATCTGAGAAAAAACTATTCCTTTTGAAAATGGCTGCTTTGGACTCGGTTTATGTGTGGATGCGGGTCCCTTTGTCTTGGTTGATGTAgtctttttgataaaaatatttaaccacAACTCACGATTCAAATTTGATTTGGGGGTCATAACTAGGCTAGGCTTAACTGATTATTGTTCCCCCTTTACAAGTTTCATTCTTTAGTTTTGTGAATGTTGATTAGATTGTGAAACGTGTTTATTACTTTAGTTttatacaatttaaaataataaattgtttgcGATATTAATGCAGCTACAAGTGCAGAAGATCTTATGAGACATTTGATTTCTCATTGAAGAAAACGTTGCGAGTCGTACTATCGTATTATTAGGCAGGGCAGATGGATGAAAACAATGCAGCAAAGTTAACCGGAATTCGGCAGATCGTTAGGCTAAAGGAGATTTTGCAGAAATGGCAAACTGTAACGATAGGTTCTAAGTCAGATGTTCCTCCACTGGAAGCTGGAAAGCAAGCGGCGTCACTAGTTTCACCAGCGATCAGCAAGAGGCTATTAGATGTCAAGAATTGTGACTCGGATGAGGAAAACAGTCAAAGCCCTAAGACTCCGGCTGATGTTCCGAGAGGGTATCTAGCGGTTTATGTTGGACCGGAGCTAAGGAGGTTTATCATACCAACAAGCTATCTCAGCCATTCTTTGTTCAAAGTTTTGCTCGAGAAAGCAGAAGAAGAGTTTGGGTTTGATCAGAGCGGTGCGCTTACCATCCCTTGCGAGGTCGAGACTTTTAAGTTCTTACTTAAATGCATGGAGAACAATCTTAAAGATAATCACCCTGACGACAGCTCCGGTAAGTAGAAAGACCAactcttatatatatagatcatACCATGAACTAGTAACAACCCTATGCACGGACCAGCCATGGCAACCCACGACCCACCCAGCCCGTATTTCATCTCGTTCCAGCTTGTAGGTCAGACAGGCAAGGCCAGTAACTATAACCCATGCATGGCATGCTTAATTACATTTACGGCagagtttaaagtttaaaccaTAAAGAATCAGTGTTTGCACTTACTAGGTATTAAATGGGCTGGGTGGTGGGCTATTTCAACTTCCCTCAGAATATTACCTACCCATTAATAATCTTAATAATCGTTACAGGTCTATTTGATGAGAAATCAATCAAGAGATCTGTTATTGCATTGACAATGATATGATGATTCTTGAGAAACTACAGTTCCCAACAAGGCAAAACTAATGGTTATGTCTTAACTTTTGCAGCTAGGGATGCACTAGAACCGAAGGAAGAGTAAATACAAATCAAGTGgaaattgtaatttttaattattgattattGTTATCTTTTGCTTATGTTTAACATATGTGGATGGAAATTGTTAGGTGATTACTTTGGGGGTGTAATTGTAAAATCAGGTTATTTTTTATTGTCctggtttttattttcttctccaTTTTTTTCAAGGggaatttaagttttttttttcttttttctgggGGGAATTTAAGTTATGTTAGATGTGAAGCGATTTGGTAGTCCGAGTGATGGgagataaaacaaaaatataacctctactcttttcaaaaaaaaaaaaaaacctctccTGTACGAGAAATGTATACATTTATGTTCTCTGTTGTTATTATCTCGTGTCGCGTAGCAATCGAACATTCAAAAATAATTGACAAAACAAACATGGCTGATGGCTCCATGCTATGATGCAGCGTGTGTCGACCAAGTTGGCTTAACTAACCGAGCGGttgcgtttgcggttgcgggagtttacgggtgcggatggttgcggtttcaagcgttttcgagagatttgtacgactggtacaacagtcagaaattgttgcgtttgcgggattcttatgactggtaaactaccaatcgcaccatctgttaaataataaattaataatatttatattttatataattataaaattattttaaattataataatataataaatataaaatttatatttataaaatcatattattaaattttaaaaatttatagaaaatttggtttaaaatttttatgatataaattaaaatataatatgtatacattttataatttctatttttcaatttaaaaaaaattattggatatttttagtattatttttatttattttgtttttaaagaaaaaaaaattattctcccgcaaccgcccgcaactgCAAatgctagctggaaccagcttttgatttcaagaggttcggagcggtttgaagcgatttgtagcattttctgtgattgtttcgaaacgccaacaaccgctgcGAACCGTAAAAGCTGCGTTTGCAGGTAGTAGTGGGGAAACCAGTCATACCCTAAAATAGTGTTGCCACgcgataatttttttatgagtTTGGACGTGTAGGGACTGGGGACTAGGGACAAATCATGCGTAAGAtactttttggttttatatactTTCTAAAACTGCGGAATGTCATAAAAATGATCAGTGGATGTAAATGTTTAATTAGTGTTACAACATGTAAGCatatagaaaataaagattataGACAGCTTTTAACCACTTATAGGTGGGCTAGTGGTAGGACGGATTTCGGATTGAAGATAAGATTTCCAATACTCCCGGGTTCGAATCTCCACAGCTGCAAACACCTTTAAgtggccacacggatatgaatCGGACTCATTTGAATACCCGGGAAAGGATCTATCCGTGGGTTGCACCTCCCATCCAGGGATTAGGCTTGGTTCCATTAGTGGTTCGGGTTTAACCTTTttgctttttcaaaaaaaaaaaattacttagaAAGAAGATTACTTTTGGTtgttataagtaaatttaaattttcccTTTTGTATTCTTaccaaacaaattaatattttcttacaaaaccTATAAAACATTTGAACGCAGAGACGGTGAAGCAGTCATGAGTTTCtgttttttaatcattttaataacattttgttactaattaaatttaaatttaattttaaagctAAACAAGTAATAAACTGACATGTGTAAATATGATATTTAGGGTCTGACTGGTTCaaacgcagcggttgcggttgcggttgcgggtgcAGAAGTTTGCGGGTGTGGATGGTTGCGGTTTCAAGTGTTACATAGCGTTTTGTATGATTGGCGTAACATTtaaaattgttgcgtttgcgggatgtttgtgactggttgattatgagacattacagcggtttaataataaattatcaatataaacatattataatattataaaatataaaaaaacatactattgtgataaaatataataattgttaatataagtttattattatattataaacttatattaACAATtgataaaacataattattattataataattgttaataataatattaagtttattttttaatttttaagtagttgaaagttataattttaatatgttatatgaaggtttatattaaaaaattaaataatattttgtttctttttatatatgtgtatatctttatatatgtatgtatattaacttttaaaaattatgatgaatagctactttaaagtttttataaaaaaatactatattgtttgtgaatttaaattaatatataaaatgtgtatatatttttatttataatattttcattttaaattttaaattttaaattttaaaatatttagaaaaaagtttaatatttttctatcCAACCGCAACcgtccgcaaccgcaaacgcttgctgaaaccagcttttgattttaagaggttcgtagcggtttgaagcgatttgtagcggtttgtatgattgtttgAAACGGTGTCAACCACTacaaaccgcaaaagctgcgtttgcggatGGTAGCGGAAAAACCAGTCAACCCCTTAGTTGATAtctaaaatttctttttaaaaactctGTTTTGTGATATTTTTATCTTTCGTCTAGAGGTGGACGTTTGGGTATCCATtcaggttcggttcggatttttttcggattttgagttttcgaggtcaaagatttcagcaccattcgaatatttctaaattCTGGTTCGAGTTTGCTTCGGATATTTGCGGTTCGATTAGGGTTCATATAACCcatttaaatcatttttcaaattcagtatatattttttacattt contains these protein-coding regions:
- the LOC108838813 gene encoding protein SMALL AUXIN UP-REGULATED RNA 12-like, which translates into the protein MDENNAAKLTGIRQIVRLKEILQKWQTVTIGSKSDVPPLEAGKQAASLVSPAISKRLLDVKNCDSDEENSQSPKTPADVPRGYLAVYVGPELRRFIIPTSYLSHSLFKVLLEKAEEEFGFDQSGALTIPCEVETFKFLLKCMENNLKDNHPDDSSARDALEPKEE